The nucleotide window CCCCTCTCCGTTGTTCTCTCTCACATGCACATTCGTATACATCTATactcgcacgcacgccctGCTGCTACTGCGGTTTGGATCACCGATGTACCGAGGATCGAGTACCGCTGcacccttctcctccacccccaACCAAGACCGAACAAAAAAGGACTCCGGTTACTCTTCTCAGCGCTGCGCTCTTTCCCTTAACAAGCGCATAACCGCTCATCTTTTTAttccttctcgctcttcgCACTAAAGTAACCGAAATCAATCAAGACCGACATATCGAGCATTTGACGAGGAAGATGTTCCGCTCTGCTGTGCGTCTTGCCGGCAAGGATGTGCGCTTCGGCGACAAGGCACGCCGCTCCATGCAGAAGGGCGTCACtcgcgctgttgctgcagtggcgacgACGCTTGGGCCGAAGGGCCGCAACGTGATCATCGAGCAGGCCTATGGTGCGCCGAAGATCACGAAGGATGGTGTGACCGTTGCCAAGGCGATCGAGTTTAAGGACCCCTTCGAGAACATGGGTGCTCAGCTGGTACGCCAGGTGTGCAACAAGACAAACGATCTGGCTGGTGACGGCACCACAACCTCTGCGGTGCTTGTGGACAGCATCTTCAGCGAGGGCCTCAAGTCTATTTCACAGGGTACGAACCCGATCGACATGAAGCGCGGCATGGACCGTGCCGTGGATTACGTGCAAACGAGTCTACTGAAGCAGAGTCGCCCGATCAATGGAATCAACGATATTGTTCGTATTGCCACCATCTCGGCCAATGGCGATGAGGAGATCGGCAAGATGATTGGTCAGGCAATGGAGAAGGTCGGTCGCGACGGCGTCATCACGGCACAGGACGGCAAGACCATGGCCACTGAGCTGGAGGTTGTGGAGGGCATGAGCGTGGACCGTGGGTACGTGAGCCCGTACTTCGTGACGGATGCCAAGGCGCAGAAGGCTGAACTCGAGGATGCACTGGTGCTTATGAGCGCCAAGAAGATCCAGAACATTCACAGCCTACTTCCTGCTCTCAACCACGTCgtgcgcagcggccgcccccTTCTGATCATCGCCGACGATGTGGAGAGCGAGGCGCTGACGACGCTGATCTTCAACAAGCTGCAGGGCAAGCTAAAGGTGTGCTGCGTCAAGGCTCCGGGCTTCGGTGACAACAAGACAGCCACTCTTCAAGATATGTCCATCTTCACTGGCGCACAGCTCGTTGGCGATGAGGGCACGGGACTCGAGTTGGATTCCGAGAACTTCGACCCTTCCATCCTCGGCTCTGTCAAGAAGGTGACAGTGACGAAGGACGacacggtgctgctgaacggcggcggcgatgcggcggcggtgaaggaGCGTGTTGACCTCCTCCGCGAACGCGTTGAGCAGGAGCCTGTTGAGTACAATAGGGAGAAGCTACAGGAGCGCCTGGCGAAGCtgagcggcggcgtggcCGTCATCAAGGTGGGCGGCGGGtcagaggtggaggtgaaCGAGAAGAAGGACCGCGTCGTGGATGCCCTGTGCTCCACTCGCGCTGCAGTGCAGGAGGGTATTGTGGCCGGCGGTGGCACGGCTCTGCTGCGTGCCAGCAAGAAGCTGGAGACTCTCGCCAACGACTCTTCTCTCACACGCGATCAGCGCACGGGTGTGAACATCGTGCGCAATGCCATCCGCCTGCCGGCGATGAAGATTGCTGCGAACGCTGGCAAGGAGGGTGCGGTGGTtgtggagaaggtgctggaGGCCGCTGAGGAGAGCACCGGCTACGATGCGCAGAACGACAAGTACGTGAACATGTTCGAGGCTGGCATCATCGACCCCACCCGCGTCGTGCGTGTGGCCATCAGTGATGCGACGTCTGTGGCGAGCCTGATGATGACGGCCgaggctgctgttgttgaGGTGCCAAAGGAGTCTAAGAAGAATGGTAAGAGGGCTCCTGCGgctgaggtggaggaggacgaggagctgTTCGGCAGCTACTAGAAGCCGAGTTTGCCCGGAGTTGTGATCGCGGTGTGGCTGACTGCCACTTTTATTTACTCATCACTCTGACATCTCTCACCCCTTCGTTCGCTTTTCTTCGCATccacgtctgtgtgtgtgtgtgtttgtgtgctcGAAGGCAcattttctttcctttttcctcacattttttttttttgcttgtttggATTTACTGCGAATCACCACTCATGTCGttgcgccgccaccaactttccaccctcttccctcctccctctgccaTCCTATCTTCtttgtccccccctccctccctccctccgctgccgAATT belongs to Leishmania braziliensis MHOM/BR/75/M2904 complete genome, chromosome 36 and includes:
- a CDS encoding chaperonin HSP60, mitochondrial precursor, translating into MFRSAVRLAGKDVRFGDKARRSMQKGVTRAVAAVATTLGPKGRNVIIEQAYGAPKITKDGVTVAKAIEFKDPFENMGAQLVRQVCNKTNDLAGDGTTTSAVLVDSIFSEGLKSISQGTNPIDMKRGMDRAVDYVQTSLLKQSRPINGINDIVRIATISANGDEEIGKMIGQAMEKVGRDGVITAQDGKTMATELEVVEGMSVDRGYVSPYFVTDAKAQKAELEDALVLMSAKKIQNIHSLLPALNHVVRSGRPLLIIADDVESEALTTLIFNKLQGKLKVCCVKAPGFGDNKTATLQDMSIFTGAQLVGDEGTGLELDSENFDPSILGSVKKVTVTKDDTVLLNGGGDAAAVKERVDLLRERVEQEPVEYNREKLQERLAKLSGGVAVIKVGGGSEVEVNEKKDRVVDALCSTRAAVQEGIVAGGGTALLRASKKLETLANDSSLTRDQRTGVNIVRNAIRLPAMKIAANAGKEGAVVVEKVLEAAEESTGYDAQNDKYVNMFEAGIIDPTRVVRVAISDATSVASLMMTAEAAVVEVPKESKKNGKRAPAAEVEEDEELFGSY